A part of Gambusia affinis linkage group LG19, SWU_Gaff_1.0, whole genome shotgun sequence genomic DNA contains:
- the kcnh4a gene encoding potassium voltage-gated channel subfamily H member 4a, translated as MPVMKGLLAPQNTFLDSIANHFDGSHSNFLLGNARGRCDYRIIYCSDGFCELTGFVRTEVMQRTCTCTFLHGAETSDSVMEQVLKALKSQQEYQGEICFYRKNGNQFWCLLDIVPIKNEKGEVVLFLLSFKDVTESCRTSHHYNHEDEAPRENRKSSQSCFIRAQGRGRSVLHRLSNLFAKRRKTKLTNSMFQKPSVPEYKVTSVKKSRFILLHYSIFKAMWDWLILLATFYIAVTVPFNVCFVSHSEGGNRLSLVTRSTTWSDIAVEMLFIADIILNFRTTYVSQSGQVVYNTRFICLHYFTTWFFVDLIAALPFDLLYAFNVSVTSLVHLLKTVRLLRLLRLLQKLDRYSQYSAVVLTLLMSMFALLAHWMACIWYVIGRKEIESSDPVTWDIGWLQDLGKRLETPYINRTIGGPSIPSAYIASLYFTLSSLTSVGFGNVCANTDAEKIFSICIMLIGALMHAVVFGNVTAIIQRMYSRRSLYHTRMKDLKDFIRVHRLPQQLKQRMLEYFQATWSVNNGINANELLHDYPDELRADIAMHLNKDILQLPVFERASRGCLRSLSLHIKTSFCAPGEYLIRHGDALHANYFVCSGSLEVLKDSMVQAILGKGDLIGADLPEHDQVIKTNADVKALTYCDLQYISVKALREVLRLYPEYGSLFSSDIHHNLTYNLREGSEPHHHVSLDHKLPNVNDANDEEDTDDMNHLWQSRVQGSGGTLQFSRLNTLGQEHIQTLHPCRSPVSQRQGCSISSQFFANEDLTLSPNVSLKNESRLSHRPSKLLFPSFPCVSPLNLSPRVVDGIEDNSHTFQFNTEQDKIRIDELQINANLLIETEEVKQNMTKLNKEVNNLNEEVSNLTKALHDMMHFLQSNMPALHHVSPPGVTSCKNWQPRIPLDSSGNAQDCNGIPSHNKSPTLLHSSSSVSTSLHLCCSDRDGKTADRLQSQYSPFQALRATPSSPYNHRVLPLLGIDSGPSIFPVICQNQRGLYNTSSPIKNNTNPVNCGHSHSTLNFLTNSESLTNPQTPVHSPSNPTGQSQYHTTFSSLTPSGPCTSLSTDHNMSQHSSTRQNDPAGSGLVLHSQDHVCSLLGQLSTRECGGSHYHDRTDDYGASQNVLEDSQR; from the exons ACAGCAACTTTCTTCTGGGAAATGCTAGGGGTCGATGCGATTACCGGATCATCTATTGTTCAGATGGTTTTTGTGAGCTAACTGGTTTTGTTCGGACGGAGGTCATGCAGAGAACCTGCACCTGCACCTTCCTTCATGGGGCTGAGACCAGTGACAGTGTAATGGAGCAGGTGCTTAAAGCTCTGAAGAGTCAGCAGGAGTATCAGGGAGAGATCTGCTTTTACAGGAAaaatg GAAATCAGTTCTGGTGTCTCCTGGATATTGTTCCAATTAAAAATGAGAAGGGCGAGgtggttctgtttctgctgtccTTTAAAGATGTCACCGAATCTTGCAGGACAAGCCATCACTACAATCATGAAGATG AGGCTCCTAGAGAAAATCGAAAAAGCAGTCAATCGTGTTTTATTCGAGCTCAAGGAAGGGGGAGAAGTGTTCTGCACCGCCTGAGTAACCTGTTTGCAAAGAGACGCAAGACGAAACTGACCAAT AGCATGTTCCAGAAACCCTCCGTACCTGAGTACAAGGTGACCTCTGTGAAGAAGTCCCGTTTTATCCTCCTGCATTACAGCATTTTCAAGGCCATGTGGGACTGGTTGATTCTGCTGGCGACTTTCTACATCGCTGTCACTGTACCTTTCAACGTCTGCTTTGTCAGTCACAGCGAAGGTGGCAACCGTCTCTCACTTGTCACTCGCAGCACCACATGGAGTGACATTGCAGTGGAGATGCTCTTCATAGCTG ATATTATTCTGAATTTCCGCACCACATACGTCAGCCAGTCGGGTCAGGTAGTGTATAACACCCGATTCATCTGCCTACATTACTTCACTACCTGGTTCTTTGTGGATCTGATTGCGGCCCTGCCATTTGACCTTCTCTATGCTTTCAACGTCTCAGTG ACCTCACTGGTGCACCTTCTAAAGACGGTTCGTCTGCTGCGCTTGCTTCGGCTCTTGCAAAAACTGGATCGTTACTCTCAGTACAGCGCAGTGGTCCTTACTCTGCTCATGTCTATGTTTGCCTTGCTGGCTCACTGGATGGCCTGCATCTGGTATGTCATTGGACGCAAGGAGATTGAAAGTAGTGATCCTGTTACCTGGGATATAG GGTGGCTTCAGGATTTGGGTAAACGTCTGGAGACACCATACATCAACAGAACCATAGGTGGACCCTCCATCCCCAGTGCCTACATTGCCTCCCTCTACTTCACTCTCAGTAGCCTCACCAGCGTTGGTTTTGGCAATGTGTGTGCCAACACAGATGCAGAGAAAATCTTCTCCATTTGTATTATGCTGATTGGTG CTCTGATGCACGCGGTGGTCTTTGGTAATGTAACAGCCATTATCCAGCGCATGTACTCACGGCGCTCGCTCTACCACACCCGCATGAAGGACCTCAAAGACTTCATCCGTGTGCATCGACTCCCTCAGCAGCTGAAGCAGAGAATGCTGGAGTATTTTCAAGCCACATGGTCAGTCAACAATGGCATAAATGCAAATGAG CTGCTTCATGACTACCCAGATGAACTGCGAGCAGATATCGCCATGCATCTGAACAAAGACATCCTGCAGCTGCCTGTGTTTGAGAGAGCCAGCAGAGGGTGTCTGCGCTCTCTCTCCCTGCACATCAAGACCTCCTTCTGTGCACCAGGGGAGTACCTCATCCGCCATGGAGATGCCCTGCATGCCAATTATTTTGTCTGTTCCGGTTCTCTTGAAGTCTTGAAAGACAGTATGGTCCAAGCTATTCTGG GCAAAGGTGACCTGATAGGGGCTGACCTGCCAGAGCATGATCAGGTGATCAAGACAAATGCAGACGTGAAGGCGCTCACCTACTGTGACTTGCAGTACATCAGTGTCAAGGCTTTAAGAGAGGTTCTCAGGCTGTATCCAGAGTACGGCAGTCTCTTCAGCTCTGACATCCACCACAACCTTACCTACAACCTGAGAGAGGGCAGTGAGCCTCAT CATCATGTCTCTTTGGATCACAAACTACCCAACGTCAATGACGCAAATGATGAAGAAGATACAGATGACATGAACCATTTGTGGCAGAGCAGAGTACAAGGTTCTGGAGGGACTCTTCAGTTTTCCCGTCTCAACACTTTAGGACAGGAGCACATCCAAACGCTCCACCCATGTCGGTCACCTGTTTCTCAACGCCAAGGCTGTAGCATCTCTTCTCAGTTCTTTGCCAATGAGGATCTCACTCTATCACCTAATGTCAGTCTGAAAAACGAATCCCGGTTAAGTCATCGGCCATCCAAGCTACTCTTTCCATCCTTCCCTTGTGTTAGTCCTCTTAACCTGAGCCCCAG GGTTGTGGATGGGATTGAAGACAACAGTCACACATTTCAGTTCAACACAGAGCAGGATAAGATAAGGATTG aTGAGTTACAGATTAATGCTAACCTTCTAATTGAGACAGAAGAAGTGAAACAGAACATgaccaaattaaataaagag GTGAACAACTTAAATGAAGAGGTCTCCAACCTGACTAAAGCGCTCCATGACATGATGCATTTTCTGCAGTCAAATATGCCTGCGCTTCATCATGTCTCTCCTCCTGGTGTTACAAGTTGTAAAAACTGGCAGCCTCGTATCCCTTTAGATTCATCTGGAAATGCACAGGACTGCAATGGGATACCATCCCACAACAAGTCTCCCACTTTGCTTCATTCATCAAGCTCTGTGTCTACCTCTTTGCACCTATGCTGCTCTGATAGAGATGGAAAAACAGCTGATAGGCTGCAGAGTCAGTACAGTCCATTTCAAGCACTCAGAGCCACCCCAAGCTCTCCTTACAATCACAGAGTTTTACCCCTCCTCGGCATTGATTCAGGCCCCAGCATCTTTCCAGTGATTTGTCAAAACCAAAGAGGACTCTACAATACATCTAGTCCtattaaaaataacactaaTCCAGTTAATTGTGGACACTCTCATTCTACATTGAATTTTCTAACCAACTCAGAAAGTCTCACCAATCCCCAGACGCCAGTTCATTCTCCGAGCAATCCCACTGGACAGTCACAGTATCACACAACCTTCAGCTCTCTGACACCCTCAGGACCTTGCACTTCATTGTCCACAGATCATAACATGAGCCAGCATAGCTCCACGAGACAAAATGACCCAGCGGGATCTGGCCTTGTCCTTCACTCACAAGACCATGTATGTTCTTTGCTGGGGCAGCTTTCAACCAGAGAGTGTGGAGGATCACACTACCATGACAGGACAGACGATTACGGAGCAAGTCAAAATGTATTAGAAGACTCACAACGATAA